DNA sequence from the Desertibacillus haloalkaliphilus genome:
TACCATATTATTGTGATAAACAAACACTAAAAAAAACACTAGTATCTATACTTTCCTCTTCTTTACTTCAGCATAAATAGTGCTCCTTGGAACACCTGTCATCTTAACTATATCATTCACACTGATTTTATTATCTACTCGATTATCAAAGAGATCCATTGCACGTTCTATGTTTTTATTTGGTTGAGCTGGTCTTCCCATATGCTTACCTTGCTTTTTCGCCCTCTCTCTTCCTTCAGCTGTTCTTTCATTAATTAAGTCTCTTTCAAACTCACCAATTGCTCCAAGCATAGTGAACATTAATTTTCCTGATGGAGTGGAGAAATCTATTTGTTCCTTCAAGAAAACAAGACCAATGCCTCTATCCTCTAACTGACTAGCAATGTTGTGCAAGTCTTTTACTGAGCGAGCAAGTCTGTCTATTTTGGTAACAATAAGTTTGTCCCTTTCTCGTAAATAATCTAACACCTCATGAAGAGCTTTTCGATTTCCTTTTGCACCCGAAACTTTTTCCTCAAATACCTTTGTACAACCGTATTCCTTTAGTAAATCAACTTGGGTTTCAAGTGATTGCCCAACTGTTGAAACTCTAGCGTATCCTATTAAAGCCAATTAAAGCACCTCTGTTTAAAAGTCTATTATGTTTTATACATATAATTATATACTAACTTTTAGACAGCTTACACAGCCCATTTTCTAATCTTTTATTTTAAATTTTAATTTGTACAAAAGTTAATATTTTTAGACAGATTATAGACAGATAGCCTAAGAACAAACATCAGTTTTTATTCTCCTACTACATATTCGTCATTACCCTCTGCGAAATCTACCCATTGCATCAATAACTCTCTCATTCTTTCAGAGGGTATATAACAATCCATTGGTT
Encoded proteins:
- a CDS encoding recombinase family protein; this translates as MALIGYARVSTVGQSLETQVDLLKEYGCTKVFEEKVSGAKGNRKALHEVLDYLRERDKLIVTKIDRLARSVKDLHNIASQLEDRGIGLVFLKEQIDFSTPSGKLMFTMLGAIGEFERDLINERTAEGRERAKKQGKHMGRPAQPNKNIERAMDLFDNRVDNKISVNDIVKMTGVPRSTIYAEVKKRKV